The Budorcas taxicolor isolate Tak-1 chromosome 16, Takin1.1, whole genome shotgun sequence genome includes the window CGGATGCAGCCGGTCCACATGTAGCTCTCACGTGGTCCCCAGGCAAACATGTCTACCTCTCTGCCCGGATCGACGGCAGCCTGGCCATCAGGCCGTACACTCCCGTCACCAGCGATGAGGGCCAGGGCCACGTGGATCTTGTCATCAAGGTAAGAGGGTCAGAAGGAGCCCCCGGAGCCCTTATCCTCCTCCCTCTGAGCTTTGTAGAGACTTCCAAGACGTGTGGGGTAGGAGGCGGTGCATGTTCTTTGGTGGACGTGAGGACACAGCCCTGGTGTCATCCCTGCCCAGCTTCAGGAAGGTTCTGTCACCGGGGGACTCAGAAGCCAGGGACGTTCAAATAAAGTTCTTTCCGTTCTGTCTTATCAGGTCTATCTGAAGGGCGTGCACCCCAAATTTCCTGAGGGAGGGAAGATGTCTCAGTACCTGGATAGCCTGAAGATTGGGGACGTGGTGGAGTTTCGGGGGCCAAGTGGGCTGCTCACTTACGCGGGAAAAGGTAACGGCCCACCCCCGCACCTCTGGTGCCCGCGGACCTCTCTGTGGAGTGTggctctgtgtgtgcgtgcacgggGGTGAGGCCTGCTTGCCCCGCCTGTGGACACAGCCCCGGTGTTAGACACAGGCGTCTTCCGCAGCCCCATGTGCCCGAGGCCAGTCCCGCATCCGCACAGCTCAGCAGCCATGACAGCTGTGGGGATGGCCGACAAAGGCGCGCTGCTCCTGCTCCGCCTCAGAGACTCACTCTCAGGCCAAGCTGCAGAGAGCCAGGGCTGACGATGGCGTCTGCCCTTCCCATGGGAACAGCGGGTACATTAGGCATCCTGGGCGCTGCTCTGGGCCCCTGGGGAGGTAGCGTCCCACCTGGCCCCATGCCTGTCGCCCTCTCCAGGGAGCGACCCTCTGCGGGAACCAGCTAATGACTCTCTGTTGCTCATCACGTGGGACAGACAGTCCTGGCCTGATTGTCCCGCAAATGTCTCGTTGTCAGGGCTGGCCCAACACTGCCGCCCCAGGATCGGATTCCACAGCAGCTGCTGAGCTGGCCTGGGCCGTGTTTCCAACTCTGCATTTGTTTTCTTGCTTCGCTGAACTGACTTTGTTCTTTCTCCCATCTCTCCGCTTAACCTCTCAGGGAAGTTTAACATCCAGCCCAACAAAAAGGCTCCACCAGAAGCCCGCGTGGCCAGGAACCTGGGAATGATTGCCGGAGGCACAGGTGCATGGCCCCAGGgctgccctctccctccctccattgTGACCGTGTCCGTGACAGCTCCGGGTGCCCCTCAGAAGGTTTGGTAATCATGGCCAAACTGGGGGGTCCCCAGCAGTGCCTAGAGCCCCCTGGGTGCTGCAAAGCAAAATCGTAATCAGGTAGAAGCCCTCCCAGAATTTATTTTCAACTGACAGTATGAGGTGGGCTCTCCCAAGACCTCAAATTGAATGAATCTAATAAATCTGGGGTGAGAACAGAGAAGCCGCTAGGAATAGGAcagtggagaagaaagaaaactcgCGTTGGACGTTTGCCTGCGGCAGACACTGTGCTCgtctctctgtatgtgtctgtgaCGTAGGTATGAGCCTTCCCTTTTTAGGGATGAGAAAACGGAGGTTCGGAGAGGTTGAATGCTTTCCGCACATGGCTGGAGGCAGGGTCAGTGTGCAGCTCTGCCCAGTTCCAAAGCTCAGGCACTTAACCTGCAAGTCCAGGATTCTAGGACCCTCATCACGGAGTAGGTGCTTACAGTCATTTGGGATATCAAGCCCTACCCTCCAGCGGACTTCAGGAGAGTCCTGGATTGGTTCTTTAGAAGGATTTCAACAtgagggcttcccttatggctcagctggtaaagaatctgcctgcaatgtgggagacctgggttcaatccctgggttgggaagatccccctggagaagggaaaggctacccactccagtattctggcctggagaattctgtggactatatagcccatggggttgaaaagagttggacatgactgagcgactttcactttgagtttttttttttttcaacaacatGAACTTATGTGAACACTGAGCACCTGATCCCAAGTCACCTACCAGATAGGAAATTTAGTGAGTCTGGGATAAAGGGCACATCCATCCAGAAATGTTGGTGTTGTGAAGTCACAGGAGAAGCACAGAGAATTAGAACATGAAGGAAAGCAGAGTGAAGGGCTGAGTGAGTAGAATTAAGCTGATCGGGTAGGGCAGCTCACAGGCAGGGATGGGAAGTGGGCCTTGTGTCTCACCGTGGGGTGTCTGTGCGCAGGAATCACTCCAATGCTGCAGCTGATCCGGGCCATCCTGAAAGACCCAGAAGATCCTACCCAGTGCTCTCTGCTGTTTGCCAATCAGGTTGCTTCGCTTTTCTCAGTCCTGGGATTTCATAGTTACTGTGTGGGGAGGGTGGTCCTAGTGGGTACACTGGCCCAGCCTCTGCCCAGGGCCCCACTGGGGTAGAGGGTCCTTCCCACGGTAAGCAGGACAGAGCATTGAGCCAGATTCCTtccctggctccctccctccctccctttcctcctgaggaaagagaaagagaaaacatttacagAGTGTAGAGACTGGCTCCTTGAGTTTCCTGTTACacagtccattttcattccttttattgtgTCAATAAAggctccttccctctccttcctttcatCCTAACTCCCTCAAAGCCTTGCTTATACCCTTGAACTTCtgcttgctttttctttcctggCTGGAGAGTTGTTATAGCAGAGAACTTTTTATGTTTCAGAATCTGAGAAGGTTCCTAAAGACTTTGCTTCTCCGCTTCATTTCAGACTGAAAAGGACATAATCTTACGAGAGGACTTGGAGGAGCTGCAGGCCCGACACCCCAACCGCTTTAAGCTCTGGTTCACTCTGGATCACCCCCCAGAAGGTGCCGTCCCCATTGCTGGACGTCGCAGATCAGGGTTCCCCCTCCCGTGGGTTCTGGTCTCAGTGAAGCCCGCTGATGCTGCCAGCCTCCGGGTGCATGGACTCAGTGCTCCCCTGGACCCTTCCCTGCGGTTCCTGTTGACCGGGGGTGGCAGGGCTGGCTGTCCCACTGACCACTGGTGCTGCTGCACCTGGAGGCCTTCTGAGGAGCCAGTCCAGAGGGTGGAGAGCACCCGCCCCTGCCCACACTGCCCCCGCGGCCAGCGCAGCTCTGGAAGGTGGCGCTCTCCTCTCCCATGCAGGTTGGGCCTACAGCAAGGGCTTCGTCTCTGCGGACATGATCCGGGAGCGCCTGCCCGCCCCCGGGGAGGacacgctgctgctgctctgtGGACCACCCCCGATGGTGCAGCAGGCCTGCCACCCTAGCCTGGACAAACTGGGCTACTCGCCGAAGATGCGCTTCACCTACTGAGCCTCCCGCACTCCCCTGCCCTGTGGCTGCCCCCTACCCCCAGCCAGCACCCAAAGGCCATAAGCCCTGGATGCCCTTCCTGACAGTATCAGCCTATTTGCCTTACTCAGAGCTCAGGTCTGGATGGTCCCTACAGGAACAACATCCTTATAGCCATGGAAGACGGCCCAGGCCGAGTCTTCCCCTGGAAGGCCCCCAGTCTCCCTGTGATGACATGCAAGTCAGGCTCCTGGAGCAGACTCTCCCATGAGTCGGAGAGAAGGAAGCGGGCACAGCTGTTCCCAGACTGGCTGGTTCCTCGATGGCATCGCAGTCTCTGTGGTGAAAGAACCCTGTGTAATGGGTTTCATTTAATATTTGGCGCTTAACCCATAGCAGACTGtgtatgggggtgggggtgcagactTACAGACCTTGTCTTTTAGAGACAAGGGAGGGGAGGAAATGGTCTCCTCAGCCTCAGAGAGAGGAATCTGAACTGCGTCTGGTGTCTGTCTCGCTCTGGACCTGCcgaggctggagggagggggctgcCCCTGGTCTGACTGAGACTGCTACTGCGGCAGAAACCTCTGGCTTATGCAAATAAATGGGGCACAGGCCCTGGGGTTCACCTAAGAGGCTGTTGTGTCTGGGGTCCTTGTTTCCGAGGCTTTTCATGCTCAGAATGTGAGGAGGAACTGTTTCCCAGCATAGAATTTTCTTCAGGTCTTCCACTGAACCTCGGAGTGGTTGTGCCCTGGCTGAAACGTGAGCTGTCCCCAAAGTCCACACTCCTCTCAGCAGCTGTCCCAGCAAAGCCAGAAGTGCAGGGTTTCCCTGGAGATGCCTCAGGAGGATGAAGGAGAATATAAGTGAGAGGGAAGCTTTTGGAGCCCAGGTGCCCTCACAGTGGTCCTGGGTTTGGCCGCTCCTGCTCTCTTGCCTTCTCTTGGCCCTTCACTGCGTTTATTCTTCAGGGTGCCTGGCAAATAAGTCAAAGTATTGTCTTTCTATTTGGAAGAGAAGCCTTGGTCCTTTAAAAAGTAACCTGACCTCACCAGCCCTGGCCAGACTGGCTGGTGCCTGGACAGAGTTCCCTGGACCCATCTGTCCTGACTGCCCTTTTCCTGTTCCAGCAACTGGGCCCAGTCCACTCCCTCTCGGCATCACAGCAGGGTCCCTCCCTCTTCAGATCCTCTGTTAGTCACACTGGCACAGAACAATGCATCAGGACAGGAGGAAGGTTGGCATTGTTTTTCTGCATGGAACTGTGCATGACTTCTCCTGGGGCCCCAGAAAGAATGgctgtgcccccccccccccccccacctcccagggtaGAGCCAGTACTGAATTGCTCCTGGGGTcccttcaggcatgtctgatcaGTTGCCATGTGTATGTACCGGGCTCTGTGAGCACTTGGACACCTAACCACCAAAGAGGAAAATCTTGCTTAGGATTGTTGGGCTCAGAGAGTGAAGCACCCCAGCAGAGAGAATTCCTTACACAGAAGCTCATTCCTTGTCTCGCACGGGTTTCTGTCTTATCCACTCAGTATACAAACATTAAGGACTTCCATGCCCCAAGCCCTGTGCTAGGTCCTGAGGGTTCACTGTTCTTAGACCCCAAACAACTCAGTCTAGAGGAAGACAATGATAAATAACTGCAACACGGTGAGCACTATGGAACAGATAGAAGGTGCAGATGGTAAGagtttggaaaagattctgagaggaagagaaggacgCTTTTTAGTTAACAGCCATACTGCAGGCATTGTGCTAAATGTtcagtctcagttgtgtctgactctgtgaccccatggactacagcacaccaggcctccctgtccatcaccaattcccagagtttactcaaacttatgtccatcgaggcagtgatgccatcaaccatctcatcctctgttgtccccttctcccgcttcaatctttcccagcatcagggtctttgcaaatgagtcagttcttcgcatgaggtggccaaactattagagtttcagcttcagcattagtccgtCCAGtgaaattcaggactgatttcctttaggatggactggtttgatcttgtagtccaagggactctcaagagtcttctccaacaccacagttcaaaagcatcaattcttcagcgctgagctttctttatagtccaactctcacattgatacatgactaatggaaaaaccatagccttgactagatgggcctttgttgacaaagtaatgtctctgctttttaatatgctgtctaggttggtcataacttttcttccaaggggc containing:
- the LOC128061404 gene encoding NADH-cytochrome b5 reductase 1 encodes the protein MGLQPSPVLLASLGVGLLTLVGVALGAYLVRRSRRPPVTLLDPNEKYRLRLLDKTTVNHNTKRFRFALPTAHHVLGLPVGKHVYLSARIDGSLAIRPYTPVTSDEGQGHVDLVIKVYLKGVHPKFPEGGKMSQYLDSLKIGDVVEFRGPSGLLTYAGKGKFNIQPNKKAPPEARVARNLGMIAGGTGITPMLQLIRAILKDPEDPTQCSLLFANQTEKDIILREDLEELQARHPNRFKLWFTLDHPPEGWAYSKGFVSADMIRERLPAPGEDTLLLLCGPPPMVQQACHPSLDKLGYSPKMRFTY